One genomic region from Amia ocellicauda isolate fAmiCal2 chromosome 4, fAmiCal2.hap1, whole genome shotgun sequence encodes:
- the LOC136747613 gene encoding bcl-2-like protein 1, which translates to MDALRNSDLELEQRFSEEIATHISSLNINSDGACQTFEAVMKDVFGRGVSWGRIRALFAFAGEMCVQCAEKGDLFSTDCIVEALTCFLDTNLRVWISTHGGWDHFVELHGKEAVAQRKQLEERFFMFLGGVTLLTGFSAGVLVGWKCL; encoded by the exons ATGGACGCGCTGCGTAACTCGGACCTAGAGTTAGAGCAGCGTTTTTCCGAGGAGATCGCCACACACATCTCCAGTCTGAACATCAACTCCGACGGGGCGTGCCAGACCTTCGAGGCAGTCATGAAGGATGTGTTCGGCCGCGGGGTGAGCTGGGGCCGCATCCGGGCCCTGTTTGCCTTCGCGGGGGAGATGTGCGTGCAGTGCGCCGAGAAGGGCGACCTCTTCTCCACTGACTGCATTGTGGAGGCGCTCACCTGCTTCCTGGACACCAACCTGCGTGTCTGGATTTCGACCCATGGAGGATGG GACCACTTTGTTGAGCTCCATGGGAAGGAAGCAGTGGCACAGCGGAAACAATTGGAAGAGAGATTCTTCATGTTCCTCGGAGGAGTGACTCTCCTGACAGGGTTTTCAGCGGGCGTCCTGGTGGGATGGAAGTGTCTGTAA